One Chlorobaculum limnaeum genomic window carries:
- a CDS encoding glycoside hydrolase family 65 protein, with amino-acid sequence MTGSSLSGDGMPVEELDVLFELSPEEWLLRKKGYRKAAKAIQINETLLTTGNGYLNVRGSLEELPPGHCGGMYLAGIYDKSEADVEELVKCPMWTDVSVWHEGGKFCLSCCQALEHEQVLDMRKGILHRRTTFKNPHGKILTLETSRLVFMHDPHRGYMRVKITPRNFSGQIRVLSGLNGQVYNRGFFPREQYKHLQLERIERGRNFMYLEMKTRERGIRIALGASWKMVSGSAPMLRWEPRIYGEKLTSEITIDAARGHSYAFEKLAVVMTSRDVPEERSRSMMREAICNLRSYVRTGAPVEIGRHLDVWSELWKQADVRIDGDEAAQKAFRYNIYQLLINGPAKPGPIGAKFLSSEGYMGHVFWDTEIFILPFYIHNFPAMARNALMYRFNTLPGAIVNAEKSGCEGARFAWESATTGEDVTPRFASKLEKIIRFIYTGVEEEHIVSDVIYGVERYFRVTGDEGFLLHCGLEMVFLTARYWASRVTRVGERYEIHTVIGPDEFHEHVNNNAYTNWLVKWHLRLAAMLFKHVGKTAPEALRELEEKISLGDDEPARWLDISRCLKFTQNAETGLIEQFDGYFALKDHVIGRCDRSGHPVLPPGVTYRNIGRTQLIKQADVLLMMLLFPHSFSFEEKRANYDFYEPRTAHKSSLSHCTHAMMGLAVAERNNAYRYFMKTALFDLENLHDNTELGIHAASVGGSWQTVIHGFGGLLLKSDRIVLNPWLPKKWDRLAFRVKWRERTVHLDITHTEVLITIEAASEMTLPCTLYGKTYKICTNEPRTLSYCPPR; translated from the coding sequence ATGACCGGAAGTTCATTGTCAGGCGATGGGATGCCGGTGGAAGAGCTGGACGTTTTGTTCGAGCTCTCCCCGGAAGAGTGGCTATTGAGGAAAAAGGGGTACCGCAAGGCAGCCAAAGCGATCCAGATCAACGAAACCCTTCTGACCACGGGCAATGGCTACCTGAATGTTCGTGGAAGCCTCGAAGAGCTTCCGCCGGGCCATTGCGGCGGCATGTATCTTGCGGGCATCTACGACAAGTCGGAGGCCGATGTCGAGGAGCTGGTGAAGTGCCCGATGTGGACGGACGTGTCGGTCTGGCACGAGGGCGGGAAGTTCTGCCTCTCCTGCTGCCAGGCGCTGGAGCATGAGCAGGTGCTCGACATGAGAAAAGGCATCCTCCACCGCCGCACCACCTTCAAAAATCCGCACGGAAAAATCCTCACGCTCGAAACCTCCCGACTTGTCTTCATGCATGATCCCCATCGCGGCTACATGCGGGTGAAGATCACGCCGAGGAATTTTTCGGGGCAGATCCGCGTGCTTTCGGGGCTGAACGGTCAGGTCTACAACCGGGGATTTTTTCCGCGCGAGCAGTACAAGCACTTGCAGCTCGAACGGATCGAGCGGGGGCGGAACTTCATGTATCTCGAAATGAAGACCCGCGAGCGGGGCATTCGCATCGCCCTCGGCGCATCGTGGAAGATGGTTAGCGGTTCCGCCCCGATGCTCCGCTGGGAGCCGAGGATTTACGGAGAAAAGTTAACCAGCGAGATCACCATCGATGCTGCACGCGGGCATTCGTATGCCTTTGAAAAGCTCGCTGTCGTCATGACCAGCCGGGATGTGCCGGAGGAGCGCTCGCGCTCCATGATGCGGGAGGCGATCTGCAATCTCCGCAGCTACGTCCGCACGGGAGCTCCGGTCGAGATCGGGCGGCATCTCGATGTGTGGAGCGAACTCTGGAAGCAGGCCGACGTGCGTATCGACGGCGACGAGGCCGCGCAAAAGGCCTTTCGCTACAACATCTACCAGCTCCTTATCAACGGCCCGGCCAAACCTGGCCCCATCGGAGCGAAGTTCCTCAGCTCGGAGGGGTACATGGGGCATGTCTTCTGGGATACCGAGATTTTCATCCTTCCGTTCTACATCCACAACTTTCCGGCGATGGCGCGCAACGCGCTCATGTATCGCTTCAACACGCTGCCCGGCGCGATCGTGAACGCCGAAAAGTCGGGCTGCGAGGGGGCACGTTTCGCCTGGGAGTCGGCCACCACCGGTGAGGACGTGACGCCGCGTTTCGCCTCCAAGCTCGAAAAGATCATCCGCTTCATCTACACCGGCGTCGAGGAGGAGCACATCGTCTCAGACGTCATTTACGGCGTGGAGCGATACTTCAGGGTGACCGGCGACGAGGGGTTCCTTCTGCACTGCGGGCTGGAGATGGTGTTCCTGACGGCGCGGTACTGGGCGAGCCGGGTGACCAGGGTTGGGGAGCGTTACGAAATCCACACGGTGATCGGGCCGGATGAATTTCACGAGCACGTCAACAACAATGCCTACACCAACTGGCTGGTCAAGTGGCATCTGCGGCTTGCAGCCATGCTGTTCAAGCATGTCGGCAAAACGGCTCCGGAAGCGTTGCGTGAGCTTGAGGAGAAGATTTCTCTCGGCGACGATGAACCGGCTCGCTGGCTGGATATCAGCCGCTGTCTCAAGTTCACCCAGAATGCCGAAACGGGGCTGATCGAGCAGTTCGATGGCTACTTCGCCCTCAAAGATCACGTGATCGGGCGTTGCGACCGCTCCGGTCATCCGGTGCTGCCTCCGGGAGTGACCTACCGGAACATCGGACGTACCCAGCTCATCAAGCAGGCCGACGTGCTGCTCATGATGCTGCTTTTTCCACACTCATTCAGCTTCGAGGAGAAGAGGGCCAACTACGACTTTTACGAGCCGCGCACGGCGCACAAATCCTCACTGAGCCACTGCACCCACGCCATGATGGGCCTTGCCGTCGCCGAGCGTAACAACGCTTACCGCTATTTCATGAAGACAGCGCTGTTCGACCTCGAAAACCTGCACGACAACACCGAACTCGGCATTCATGCAGCGTCGGTCGGAGGAAGCTGGCAGACGGTGATCCACGGATTCGGCGGTCTTTTGCTCAAATCCGACCGGATCGTGCTCAATCCGTGGCTGCCGAAAAAGTGGGATCGACTCGCCTTCAGGGTCAAATGGCGCGAGCGCACCGTCCATCTCGACATCACCCACACCGAGGTGCTGATCACAATCGAGGCCGCTTCGGAGATGACCTTGCCCTGCACGCTTTACGGGAAGACGTACAAGATATGTACCAATGAACCACGAACCCTGAGTTACTGTCCGCCAAGATGA
- a CDS encoding biotin/lipoyl-containing protein: MKKIRFMDVSFRDGFQSCYGARVKTEDFLPVLEAAVEAGTDNFEIGGGARFQSLYFYCQEDAFEMMDACRRVVGPDINLQTLSRGANVVGLVSQSRDIIDLHAKLFKKHGVSTIRNFDALMDVRNLAWSGQCIVDAGLKHQVVVALMGLPPGLNESYCHTPQFYLDKLKEILDAGIPFDSVAFKDASGTTTPAVIYETVKGARKMLPEGTVLQFHTHDTAGMGVACNYAAIEAGIDIIDLAMAPVSGGTAEVDILTMWHRLRGTDFTLDIDQEKCLKVESIFIEHMDKYYMPPEAKEVNPVIPFSPMPGGALTANTQMMRDHDTLHFFPEVIRNMREVVAKGGFGSSVTPVSQFYFQQAFANTVQGPWKKIVDGYGKMVLGYFGKTPAAPDPEVVALAAEQLGLEPTVQDVHDINDRNPELGIEHNRKLLEEAGLEATDENIFIAATCGAKGIGFLKGDKPMGIRYKADVEAEEKAKHSEEELKVTSHGNSLQDRLQELIRPASRSSLSGNYLVMVDGKSFNVVIADGVAMAQSVASGLQPFVMPQMAAPAPQLQHQGTPVLPSMPGNVFKMEVKAGQKVEEGQEVAVMEAMKMESPVKAPVSGIVTVVLAKPGDTLSANQPLMYIE, from the coding sequence ATGAAAAAAATACGGTTTATGGATGTCTCTTTCCGCGACGGGTTCCAGTCCTGTTACGGAGCAAGAGTCAAAACCGAGGATTTCCTTCCGGTGCTCGAAGCAGCCGTCGAGGCAGGCACCGACAACTTCGAGATCGGCGGAGGCGCGCGCTTCCAGAGCCTCTACTTCTACTGTCAGGAGGATGCCTTCGAGATGATGGACGCCTGCCGCCGCGTGGTCGGCCCCGACATCAATCTCCAGACCCTGTCGCGAGGCGCCAACGTGGTCGGCCTCGTTTCGCAGTCGCGCGACATCATCGACCTGCACGCCAAACTCTTCAAAAAGCACGGCGTCAGCACCATCCGCAACTTCGACGCGCTCATGGACGTGCGCAACCTCGCCTGGTCGGGCCAGTGCATCGTCGATGCAGGCTTGAAGCACCAGGTGGTGGTCGCCCTGATGGGTTTGCCACCGGGCCTGAACGAATCCTACTGCCACACGCCGCAGTTCTACCTCGACAAGCTGAAAGAGATTCTCGACGCGGGCATTCCGTTCGACAGCGTGGCCTTCAAGGACGCCTCCGGCACCACCACTCCCGCGGTGATCTACGAAACCGTGAAGGGCGCGCGCAAGATGCTGCCCGAGGGCACCGTGCTCCAGTTCCACACGCACGACACCGCCGGCATGGGCGTGGCCTGCAACTACGCGGCCATCGAAGCGGGCATAGACATCATCGACCTCGCGATGGCTCCGGTCAGCGGCGGCACCGCCGAGGTTGACATCCTCACCATGTGGCACCGCCTGCGCGGCACCGATTTCACGCTCGACATCGATCAGGAGAAGTGCCTGAAGGTCGAGTCGATCTTCATCGAGCACATGGACAAATATTACATGCCGCCGGAGGCCAAAGAGGTCAATCCGGTGATTCCGTTCTCGCCGATGCCGGGCGGCGCGCTGACGGCCAACACGCAGATGATGCGCGACCACGACACGCTGCACTTCTTCCCGGAGGTGATCCGCAACATGCGCGAAGTGGTCGCCAAGGGGGGCTTCGGCTCGTCGGTGACGCCGGTTTCGCAGTTCTACTTCCAGCAGGCTTTCGCCAACACCGTGCAGGGGCCGTGGAAGAAGATCGTGGACGGCTACGGCAAGATGGTGCTCGGCTACTTCGGCAAGACGCCCGCCGCGCCCGATCCTGAAGTGGTGGCGCTTGCCGCCGAACAGCTCGGCCTGGAGCCGACCGTTCAGGACGTGCACGACATCAACGACCGCAATCCCGAGCTTGGCATTGAGCACAATCGCAAGCTGCTCGAAGAGGCGGGACTTGAGGCGACCGACGAGAACATCTTCATAGCGGCCACCTGCGGCGCGAAAGGCATCGGTTTCCTCAAGGGCGACAAGCCGATGGGTATCCGCTACAAGGCGGACGTTGAGGCTGAAGAGAAGGCCAAGCATAGCGAAGAGGAGCTGAAGGTCACCTCGCACGGCAACTCGTTGCAGGATCGCCTGCAGGAGCTGATCCGCCCCGCCTCGCGCAGCAGCCTTTCGGGCAACTACCTCGTCATGGTGGACGGCAAATCCTTCAACGTGGTGATCGCCGACGGCGTGGCGATGGCGCAGTCTGTCGCGTCCGGATTGCAGCCCTTCGTGATGCCGCAGATGGCCGCGCCAGCGCCGCAGTTGCAGCATCAGGGCACACCGGTGCTTCCTTCGATGCCGGGCAATGTCTTCAAGATGGAGGTCAAAGCTGGCCAAAAGGTTGAAGAGGGCCAAGAGGTCGCGGTGATGGAAGCCATGAAGATGGAATCCCCGGTCAAAGCGCCGGTATCGGGCATCGTAACCGTCGTCCTCGCCAAACCGGGAGACACGCTCTCCGCCAACCAGCCGCTGATGTATATCGAGTGA
- a CDS encoding fumarate hydratase — MKQFRDSMIALITETSANLPSDVRKAIAEAAAKEAPDSRAGLAMSAITLNIDMAVDNVAPVCQDTGMPTFFVHAPKGADLLAMKRDIEAAIAEATRTGKLRPNAVDSLTGKNSGNNLGDHVPVIHFEPWERDEIEVKLILKGGGCENKNIQYSLPAEIPGLGRAARDLDGVRKCILHAVYQAQGQGCSPGFIGVGIGGDRTSGFELAKKQLLRSVDDTNADAVLADLEAEILDKADTLNIGPMGFAGKVTLLGCKIGKSHRVPASFFVSVAYNCWAYRRLGVIVDPQEGAITEWQYRYPGEIKRMAHGVGIPLTGREVVLRAPISEETIRSLKVGDIVIVDGEIHTGRDAFHHYIMHHDLPEGLDIRGGIIYHCGPVMLKNEAGEYRVVAAGPTTSIREEPYQSDVIEKLGLRAVIGKGGMGPKTLAGLQKHGAVYLNAIGGAAQYYARCIEKVTGVDFLEEMGVPEAMWHLQAKAFPCIVTMDAHGNSLHQQVDEESFAKLESLGSAKD; from the coding sequence ATGAAACAGTTCAGGGATTCAATGATAGCCTTGATCACGGAGACCTCCGCGAATCTGCCGAGCGATGTGCGCAAGGCGATTGCCGAGGCCGCCGCGAAGGAAGCGCCCGATTCCCGGGCCGGGCTGGCCATGTCCGCCATCACGCTCAATATCGACATGGCGGTCGATAACGTTGCCCCTGTCTGCCAGGATACCGGCATGCCCACCTTCTTCGTCCACGCGCCGAAAGGGGCTGACCTGCTCGCGATGAAGCGCGACATCGAGGCAGCCATCGCCGAGGCGACCCGTACCGGCAAGCTTCGCCCCAACGCGGTCGATTCGCTCACCGGCAAGAACTCCGGCAACAATCTCGGCGATCATGTGCCGGTGATTCACTTCGAGCCGTGGGAGCGCGACGAGATCGAGGTGAAGCTCATCCTCAAGGGTGGCGGCTGCGAGAACAAGAACATCCAGTACTCGCTCCCGGCTGAAATTCCCGGACTGGGCCGTGCGGCCCGCGACCTCGACGGGGTACGCAAGTGCATCCTCCATGCCGTGTACCAGGCGCAGGGGCAGGGGTGCAGCCCTGGCTTCATCGGTGTCGGCATCGGCGGCGACCGCACCAGCGGCTTCGAACTCGCCAAGAAGCAGTTGCTTCGCTCTGTCGATGACACCAACGCCGACGCGGTGCTGGCCGACCTCGAAGCGGAAATTCTCGACAAGGCTGACACGCTGAACATCGGGCCGATGGGATTCGCCGGAAAGGTCACGCTGCTCGGCTGCAAGATCGGCAAATCGCATCGCGTCCCGGCGAGCTTCTTCGTCTCGGTGGCCTACAACTGCTGGGCCTACCGCCGTCTCGGCGTGATCGTCGATCCGCAAGAAGGCGCGATCACCGAGTGGCAGTACCGCTATCCGGGCGAGATCAAGCGCATGGCCCATGGCGTAGGGATTCCGCTCACGGGCCGCGAGGTGGTGCTCAGGGCGCCGATCAGCGAAGAGACCATCCGTTCGCTCAAGGTGGGCGACATTGTGATTGTCGATGGCGAAATTCACACCGGGCGCGACGCCTTCCACCACTACATCATGCACCACGACCTGCCGGAGGGTCTCGACATCCGCGGCGGCATCATCTACCACTGCGGCCCAGTGATGCTCAAGAACGAGGCGGGCGAGTACCGCGTCGTCGCCGCCGGCCCGACCACCTCGATTCGCGAGGAGCCTTACCAGTCGGACGTGATCGAGAAGCTCGGCCTGCGCGCCGTCATCGGCAAGGGCGGCATGGGGCCGAAGACGCTGGCAGGCTTGCAGAAGCACGGCGCGGTCTACCTCAACGCCATCGGTGGCGCGGCGCAGTACTACGCGCGGTGCATCGAAAAGGTGACCGGCGTCGATTTCCTCGAAGAGATGGGCGTGCCGGAAGCGATGTGGCACTTGCAGGCCAAGGCGTTCCCGTGCATTGTTACGATGGACGCGCACGGCAACAGCCTCCACCAGCAGGTGGACGAGGAGTCCTTCGCGAAGCTCGAAAGTCTTGGCAGCGCAAAAGATTGA
- a CDS encoding glycosyltransferase family 4 protein, protein MKKLRIAQISPLIESVPPKKYGGTERVVYYLTEGLVERGHEVTLFASGDSITSARLIAPVTQSLRLGRKIHSTIIMHMLMLSRVYEEMAGEFDIIHSHLEYLTLPYASRSRTPTVLTMHGRLDIPDYVDILKRYSSMAWVSISDSQRAPVPGINWAGTVYHGYPENLFDYNPDPENYFIYLGRFSEEKRPDEAIRLARACKIRLKLAAKIDAADKAYFKAKVEPLLDSPYIEYIGEVDDRRKGELLRNARALLNPIDWPEPFGLVMIEALACGTPVIVRRCGSSPEVITDGVSGFVCDSQLDFIHAIHNIGAISRAACRREFERRFTLRHMVENYETLYRNVIAAASA, encoded by the coding sequence ATGAAGAAACTGAGAATCGCGCAGATTTCCCCACTGATCGAAAGCGTCCCACCCAAAAAATATGGCGGCACGGAGCGGGTCGTTTACTACCTCACCGAGGGGCTGGTGGAGCGGGGGCACGAGGTGACGCTTTTTGCCTCCGGGGACTCCATCACCAGCGCCAGGCTGATTGCGCCGGTGACGCAAAGCCTGCGGCTCGGTCGCAAAATCCACTCGACCATCATCATGCACATGCTGATGCTTTCCAGGGTGTACGAAGAGATGGCCGGGGAGTTCGACATCATCCATTCGCATCTCGAATATCTCACGCTGCCCTACGCCAGCCGCTCACGGACGCCGACGGTACTGACCATGCACGGACGGCTCGATATTCCAGACTATGTTGACATACTGAAGCGCTACAGCTCGATGGCCTGGGTGTCGATCAGCGACTCGCAGCGAGCGCCGGTGCCGGGTATCAACTGGGCGGGCACTGTTTATCACGGTTATCCGGAGAACCTTTTCGATTACAATCCCGATCCGGAAAACTACTTCATTTACCTTGGGCGTTTTTCAGAAGAGAAGCGACCCGATGAAGCGATCAGGCTGGCAAGAGCGTGCAAAATCCGGCTGAAGCTGGCCGCCAAGATCGACGCCGCCGACAAGGCATATTTCAAGGCAAAGGTTGAACCGCTGCTCGACAGCCCCTACATCGAGTACATCGGCGAGGTGGACGACCGCCGGAAAGGGGAGTTGCTGCGGAATGCTCGCGCGCTGCTCAATCCCATCGACTGGCCGGAACCGTTCGGTTTGGTGATGATTGAGGCGCTCGCCTGCGGCACGCCGGTCATCGTGCGGCGGTGCGGCTCCAGCCCCGAGGTGATTACCGACGGCGTCAGCGGATTTGTCTGCGACAGCCAGCTCGATTTCATCCATGCGATCCACAACATCGGCGCGATTTCGAGAGCCGCGTGCCGACGCGAATTCGAGCGGCGCTTCACTTTGCGCCACATGGTCGAGAATTATGAAACGCTGTACCGGAACGTCATCGCCGCCGCGTCCGCCTGA
- a CDS encoding GmrSD restriction endonuclease domain-containing protein yields MRKPDFQRETSDWDKGKIASFIKSFIDGDLIPSIILWQAGQYTFVIDGAHRLSALIAWVNDDYGNGFISQSFFNHEVDNEQKRVAEQTKRHVDKEVGSYASFMAAIRNPEQAKPELLASANKLGFLSLQLQWVTGSAEKAETSFFTINQKATPISDTEIALLKARKKPYAMASRAILRSGSGHKYWDSFSPEIQAQVERLAKEINENLFTPEMKTPVKTLDLPLAGKGYSSRTLPLIFDLVKLSNNVSETEVSEDLDGNETIRFLKSTIKVIHRFTTTHPSSLGLHPAVYFYSEKGRYQPTAFMAWIEIIKDFDKRGYFDRFTEIREKIESVLIRYKYFTNQVTVKYGSGLKGYKQLKEVYERMIDMIENNTDLADIGVELKKRFSYLNLEDKGEQSQSKEFNQNTKSEVFLKSALESANRCKICNGYIHLNSITIDHIDRKEDGGIGVADNGQVTHPYCNTTYKN; encoded by the coding sequence TTGAGGAAGCCGGACTTTCAAAGAGAAACGTCTGATTGGGATAAAGGTAAAATAGCTTCGTTTATAAAAAGCTTTATTGATGGTGATTTGATTCCTTCAATTATTTTATGGCAAGCAGGGCAATATACTTTTGTTATTGACGGTGCACATAGGCTTAGTGCACTAATAGCATGGGTAAATGATGATTATGGTAACGGTTTTATTTCACAGTCATTTTTTAATCATGAAGTTGATAATGAACAAAAACGAGTGGCAGAGCAAACTAAACGCCATGTTGATAAAGAGGTTGGATCTTATGCAAGTTTTATGGCTGCAATTAGAAACCCAGAACAGGCGAAACCTGAGCTTCTCGCATCAGCTAACAAGTTGGGTTTTTTGTCTCTGCAGCTTCAATGGGTGACAGGTAGTGCAGAGAAAGCAGAGACTTCGTTTTTTACTATTAATCAAAAAGCAACACCGATTAGTGATACTGAAATTGCCCTTTTAAAGGCAAGAAAGAAGCCATATGCGATGGCTTCACGTGCGATTTTGCGCTCTGGTAGTGGTCACAAGTATTGGGATAGTTTTTCGCCCGAAATACAAGCTCAAGTAGAACGTTTGGCTAAAGAGATTAATGAAAACTTATTTACACCTGAGATGAAGACGCCAGTAAAAACTCTGGATCTTCCATTAGCAGGAAAAGGTTATTCGTCAAGAACTCTCCCTTTGATATTTGATTTGGTAAAACTGTCTAATAATGTTTCAGAAACGGAAGTTTCTGAAGATCTTGATGGGAACGAAACTATTAGATTTTTAAAAAGTACTATTAAAGTTATACATCGCTTTACCACGACACATCCCTCTTCTTTAGGTCTTCATCCTGCGGTATATTTTTATAGTGAAAAAGGGCGGTATCAGCCAACAGCCTTTATGGCTTGGATTGAAATAATTAAAGATTTTGATAAGAGAGGTTATTTCGATAGATTTACGGAAATACGAGAAAAAATTGAGTCGGTTTTGATTCGTTATAAGTATTTTACAAATCAAGTAACTGTGAAATATGGTAGCGGTCTTAAAGGTTATAAACAGCTTAAAGAAGTATATGAACGGATGATTGATATGATTGAAAATAATACGGATTTAGCTGATATAGGTGTTGAGTTGAAAAAGCGATTTTCATATCTGAATCTTGAAGATAAAGGTGAGCAGAGTCAGTCTAAAGAATTTAATCAGAATACTAAGTCTGAGGTTTTTCTAAAGTCGGCTCTTGAGTCTGCAAATAGATGCAAAATTTGTAATGGTTACATACACTTGAACTCAATTACTATCGACCATATAGATAGAAAAGAAGATGGCGGTATTGGTGTTGCTGATAATGGTCAAGTGACTCATCCGTACTGCAATACAACATATAAAAATTAG
- a CDS encoding leucine-rich repeat domain-containing protein produces the protein MEQNIYKQCPVCGFPLTQQNAICPRCGNDILEDINTLDEQNLDKHYRIIEEKKADWYIRCLAENLDKGKSPVVNFSNDYTGPMHSGFRNRLSAAEEEALAASRAVLLRDPQKRHNWFKALGHDWKEVVKNTLKIQRDPSDDELLGILNATSIRCDNMRIHNLAPVSLLENLQQLRCDETPIESLEPLRNLRNLKRIYAFDCDYTSLDPLRDILSLKLLWISSTEVSDLEPVSGLVNLEELYCSETMVSDLSPVSGLVNLEKLSCYKTEITSIEPLRNLKNLSELGINSTSVSSLEPLAGLEDLEYLRCSRTAITSLEPLRNLTALKELSIEQTPIHTLEPLSGLVELEELSITGTLVDSIAPLMNLMSLEKLELSSGRIPQTEIDHFMQLNPACEVVIKA, from the coding sequence TTGGAGCAGAACATTTACAAGCAATGCCCCGTCTGCGGTTTTCCGCTGACCCAGCAGAATGCGATTTGCCCCAGATGCGGCAATGACATTCTCGAAGACATCAACACGCTCGACGAACAGAATCTCGACAAGCACTATCGGATCATCGAGGAGAAAAAGGCCGACTGGTACATCCGGTGCCTGGCCGAAAACCTCGACAAAGGCAAGTCGCCGGTCGTGAACTTTTCGAACGACTATACCGGCCCGATGCACTCGGGCTTCCGCAACCGTCTCTCAGCCGCCGAAGAGGAGGCGCTGGCTGCGTCGCGGGCCGTGCTGTTGCGAGACCCGCAGAAGCGGCACAACTGGTTCAAGGCGCTGGGCCACGACTGGAAGGAGGTGGTCAAAAACACCCTGAAAATCCAGCGCGACCCCTCGGACGACGAGTTGCTCGGCATCCTGAACGCCACGAGCATCCGGTGCGACAACATGCGAATCCACAACCTCGCACCGGTCAGCCTGCTCGAAAACCTGCAACAGTTGCGGTGTGACGAAACGCCGATCGAGAGCCTCGAACCGCTCAGAAACCTCCGGAATCTGAAGCGGATTTACGCATTTGACTGCGACTACACCTCACTCGACCCACTGCGCGACATCCTGTCGCTCAAGCTGCTCTGGATTTCGAGCACCGAGGTGAGCGACCTCGAGCCGGTCAGCGGCCTCGTCAATCTGGAGGAGCTGTACTGCTCCGAAACGATGGTGAGCGACCTTTCGCCGGTGAGCGGCCTCGTCAATCTCGAAAAGCTGAGCTGCTACAAAACGGAGATTACCTCGATCGAGCCGCTCCGCAATCTGAAAAATCTCTCCGAACTCGGCATCAACAGCACCAGCGTCAGCTCACTCGAACCGCTGGCAGGGCTGGAGGATCTCGAATACCTCCGGTGCAGCCGCACGGCTATCACCAGCCTCGAACCGCTGCGGAATCTGACGGCGCTCAAGGAGTTGAGCATCGAGCAAACCCCCATCCACACCCTCGAACCGCTGTCGGGCCTTGTGGAGCTCGAGGAGCTGAGCATCACCGGAACGCTTGTCGATTCGATAGCACCGCTGATGAACCTGATGAGTCTCGAAAAGCTCGAACTCTCGTCAGGCAGAATCCCGCAGACCGAAATCGACCACTTCATGCAACTGAATCCAGCGTGCGAGGTGGTGATAAAGGCGTGA